A genomic stretch from Mesoplodon densirostris isolate mMesDen1 chromosome 3, mMesDen1 primary haplotype, whole genome shotgun sequence includes:
- the LOC132486708 gene encoding LOW QUALITY PROTEIN: large ribosomal subunit protein eL42-like (The sequence of the model RefSeq protein was modified relative to this genomic sequence to represent the inferred CDS: inserted 1 base in 1 codon; substituted 1 base at 1 genomic stop codon), which produces MVNFPKTRQTFCXKYGRYQXSQNKKGKDSLCAQGKQHYNKKQSGYGGQTKLIFQKKTKITKKIALRLECIEPNCRSRRTLALKRCKHPELGKDKKRKDQVIQLSASYPVSFQRQ; this is translated from the exons ATGGTGAACTTTCCTAAAACCCGTCAGACTTTCTGTTAGAAGTATGGCAGGTACC TCTCCCAGAACAAGAAGGGCAAGGACTCTCTGTGTGCCCAGGGAAAGCAGCATTATAACAAGAAGCAGAGTGGCTACGGTGGGCAGACTAAACTGATTTTCCAGAAGAAGACTAAAATTACCAAGAAGATTGCGCTGAGGCTTGAATGCATTGAGCCCAACTGCAGGTCTAGGAGAACGCTGGCTCTTAAGAGGTGCAAGCATCCTGAACTGGGAAAAGATAAGAAGAGAAAGGACCAAGTGATCCAGCTCTCAGCTTCGTATCCTGTTTCATTCCAAAGACAATAA